TGTGAATATCATATGTTGCAACATTTAATAGTGTTTGAATTGCCTAGGGGAAAGGAAAAATGGAGTGAAAAAAAGACAAAAGAACCAAATTTCTTATTCCCAGTAATCCTCCATGCATTTTTCTCACATCACAGTTGGTATCATAGAATGTTGTTCCACATCATATTGGTACTTTGGTACTACAGCATTTGTCCTGCATCAATTATAATTTGAAGTTTGTGGCAATGATGGCATATATTTGGTGTTAATTATGATGCCGATCCTTGGTATATTTAATTGTCATAATGTCTTCAACGTTAGCGATTATTGGGAGTTCGTTTATCTTAGAGAAACCCATTTTTGACATGGTGTGATCTTCCATAGGGATCGGTTTGGAagcctgaatatatatatatacaaatatatatgtatgcatatatatatatatatgtgtgtatacatatatatatatgtgtgtatacatatatatatatgtgtgtatacatatatatatatatatatatatatatatatatatatatatatatatatatatatatatatatatatatatgtgtgtgtgtatacatatatgtatatgtatatatatatgtatatatatatatatattcatgcttTTATTGAGATTGTGCAAGATGAGAATTTTAAATAAAGGAAGAATCTATTTAATTGATGTTGTCATAGAATTCAAAATATGGTTTATACAGCCACTTATCAAGTTATATAATGTAGTGTGATGTCAGCATTTTATGACCTTATTTTTACTATATGGTAGTAATTTTCTCATCGCATCTTAAATCCAGATTTTCATGTAAATAGAATATCCACGGGTAAAACTTGAAGCTAAAATCACGACCATCGTCGATGACACCTCCTCGGTTGTACAAACTGAGTCCTTCCTTTCTGAAAATTCATTTCTCCTCCGTGCCTTTCTAGGGTTTCATGCTTGTATTGCTCGAAGTTCCGATGGTGCAACTTTGGTATCCAATGTGTTCCCCCTCTTCTCCCTAGATCTTTCTAGGATCTTGGATCATTGCTAGAGCCTTTGTTGATTTGCTTGACCCCCTCCTTCGTCCGGATTCTCGTCGATTGCCTCTCACGAGTCTGTTGGATTACTTGCCGTCATGTAATGATCTGACAAATCAATATCCGTGATGTTGTTCAATTCTGTGTAATTTCTCCTGTTCTCAGTTTTTATACTCTTGGATGGAGTTTAGATAGGAACTGGGGGATGGGTGGATGTATCATTATTTCCAGATTTTGTATTTGTCTGTGGTGCTGATATTGGACTGATCTAATTGTAACTATCGTTTTTAGAACTGGATAATTGAATCTCACGAATGGGAACAAATAGGATGGGTATAAAACAAGGGTGTCACCTTTTGTTGTAGAAGATGAATGTGCATAAATTTAGAGATGCTTGGATGAGTCAATTCATTTAGATTCTAACTCTTActgcttttatttatttatgctaggtCATCTAGACAGTTAGCCATATGATTATATAGTTTTGAGTTTCCTATTTGGGTAGCAATTGGTTTCTTATAAAGAATGAAACTGATATCATGTCTTTCTTTGGTGACAGCAATGTTAAAGTCTAAGATTGATAGTTTGAAAATGCTATTCCTTTATCTCATTAAAGGAGGCTAAGGAAAACATATGCTATATTCTTGAGAAATTAGAGAGTTCAGTATATGGTAGTTTCTTTTCTATAGTGCTCTTATTCTCTTTGTAGGATTAGCATTTGCTGCCTTATTTATTTCTTCTATAAAATAACATGTCGATTCTGGAGCATTAGTAGCCACTGGGCTGTTTGAATTTTATTCACATACAAAAATTATATTGGAGTTACTTCAGTCTATTAATTGGCATGATTAACTTTTCATCCAGCCATCTTACTCTCTTTGTAGAAAGTGAAGTATTCCTCCAACAAAAAAGTTGAACACTTGAAATTTTAACTGGTGCTGGGTATAGATTATAAAAAGATAGAAGAATTGGTACAAGGATAAATTGCTGCAAAGTTCACAAAGGAGGACTGTGGAAAGTTTTGCTTATGTAATTAGTATAGATGATTACATGGGATCTTCAATTATCATTTTACTTGGTTGTATCTAATGACATAGGTGAAGCATCCGATAGCCAAAAAGTTGCATCAACTTGGTAAAATCCACATATGCTGCAGCATGTATGAAAACAATCAGTTGTTCCACAGGTGCATGCCTTGTGGATGCTTGATCTTATGAATAATTAACATTGATTATGGAAGATTGATGATTATTTACTAGACACAATTGTCTAAAATTGTTGGTGATATTTAGTTTACATTGGAAGTTTGTGCCATCATGGGATGAATCTGCTGATAAAAAGTAGCAATTGATGTGTTGACTATTTTGATGCTTAAACAACAGTTCAGGTCGGAATGATTGTTTGACTATTTGTCTGGATCAGTATGAAATGGACGGACGGTACTCCTGGTCCAAGTGTGAGCCGCTATGTAGACCGCCCCTGTTTCGACAGTTCAGTTCgaatcattaaaaaaattattaaaaaatgccAGCCCTCTTCACCCTGAATGTGAAGGGTGTGCTTTCTCCTCCTTTAATCCATGCAATAGTTGACCCTTTATGCCTTATCAACTTCATCATGATCATAGATTGCTCAAGTGACTTTGCCGTCAGATATTGACCGCCTGGCCATAGAAATTGACTTTCTTTATGCTATATGCAGACATGTACAATAATTTGGGCAACCAGGCTGTGGTGCAGGGACCCACGATTAATCCACAGCCTAATCCTTTTGGCGATGCATTATATGGAGCTGGGTCTGGACTTATTCGAGGTAGCCTGGGGGCATATGGAGAGAGGTTCTTGGGCTCAAGTTCTGAATTCATGCAAAGCAATGTGAGAAACTATACAGAAAATGGACTTATGGCTTCTTATTTGTGCTATACTCTTAACATCCGATCTCTGATGCAACAGATTAGCCGGTACTTCTCCAACCCTCAGTATTATTTTCAAGTGAATGATCAATATGTGAGGAACAAGTTGAAAGTTATCTTATTTCCGTTCCTGCACAGGGTAAATCAACTATCTTTGCTTACTTCCAGCTTCTAATTTATACCTTTTCTTTTGAACCACCTTACAACAAAAAAGGATCTCTTcacctgaaaaaaaaaagtctttcagGGCCACTGGACTAGAATAACTGAGCCCGTTGGAGGTAGGCTATCTTATAAACCCCCAGTATATGACATAAATGCACCAGATCTGTATATCCCCTTCATGGCATTTGGAACATACATCATTCTTGCAGGCTTCTTATTTGGTCTTCTTGGAAAGTAAGTCGGTCCGactttttttctcatatatgtCGAAAGCTATCAGTGTCTCCAGAGCAACACTAATCCTAAGCATTGTCATACTCTTGCAGATTTAGTCCAGAAGCTCTGAGCTTACAGTTCACAAGGGGACTTGCTGGCTGGTTTTTGCAGGTTCTGATACTAAAGGGATTGTTATATTCATTAGGTGGTGGGGAAGCACCACTTCTTGATATCGTGGCATATGGTGGGTATGCTTTCACGGGGATGTCCTTGACTATGTTGGCCAGGCTGTGCTGGAGCTACACGTATTATTTTCTGATGCCATGGATGAGTCTCTGCATGGGGGTGTTTTTGGTGAAGACGATGAAGAGGGTGCTTTTCACGGAAATGAGGAGTTATGAGAAGCATTCGAGCCGGCAACACTATCTGCTGCTCTTCATGGCAATTGCTCAGTTCCCTCTATTCTTCTGGCTCGGCAAAATAGCAGCATAAAGTTTTATATCCATGATTATTGTTTAGATGATGTCGATATTTATTTCCCTTTATTTGTTCCTTTAAGGGAGAGTATCTGTGCTGCTCAAAATTATGCAAAAAAGGGAAATAATCTGCTCAGAACAGATTGAATTCTCTTCATATCTTCAGATGTGGTGATGATGGTTGGGAGTTCATATCTTTGAGAGAACCACTGGAAGACTTCTCAGATGGTGTGACCTTTCTCAGGGATCAGTTTGTAAGCCTGCAAGTTCTAAAGAAAATTGTTATGATTGGATATTGCGATGCCATCTTTTGAATTGGATTTCAAATATTTTTGTgggtaaaatgataaaaataccaGAATCAGATGTGAAATAAGTTTGGATTATGTAATGATTAGCTGAGCTTTAAAATGAATATGTTGTACGTATAACATCTTTTGGAATGGTAAATTGTTTTAATCCGCTTAAATCAAATTGAGATAAGGACAAATATAAACATGTAAAACAGATATCTAGATGGATGGTGTAAGCACGAGCTCAATCTTTCAATGATGATAAGTCAAAGTCAAAGATTTGAAGGATGAtatattgttttttatttttgaagattTTACTAAAAAACTTAATAATGTGGTTTTAGTGAATGGCGCtcacatatttattttttttattagaggATGAATCCAAAAATATCTTTCAATTAGCTTGATTTGACTCAAGGCTTGATTCAATTCAATCTGAGTCTTGATCTAGGTTGATTGAATTCTGGTTGGATCCTAAGCGGGTCGCGACGAAGGTTACACTCTTAGGAGCGGTAGTAACGAATAACGATCCTCTTCTCTCTAATGATGAACAATGACAACATCCTCCCCTCTCCGATAGTGATGGCATCATTGAGGAGCGACGACCTCATCTCATCCCCAACGACAACAACTAAGTCACCTCTTCAATGATCTCATCTCTCCAACCATTAACGTGCCATTATTTCGTCAATGGGCCATGACATCATCAATCATAAAAGTAAGATATTGAAAAGAACCAAAATTTTGATACTATTgctaatgctcctcaaaactttgtaagattgagaaatttaattatttaaaaatttgaaattatttaaattattttattttacttgTTGAGATCATTATAAATGGTCACGCAAATAAAGAGACGAGTATAGTAAATTTGGTTATCGATGTTATATATTGGTGTAAACATAGATACCAAAACACTGTTATATATAGTGTTCAACGATTTAAAATAATTCATATCCAACTAAGCATCCAATACCTTCATAAATATTAGATGAACAGTAAATTAGGGTCCAATACCTTTGGAAACGATACGATagccataaaaaaaaagaattaatgagttgaataatcaaaaaataagtGTCATGACTAATGTACCTTagaaaaaaatctcatatttGGCCTTTTATTGACtctaaaataagagaaaaaaatataaaaataatacaaaacatgttagaacatgatattatgattttaaaaAAGTTTAAGTAGATTTAGAAATAATTGAAGATATTCAAACTTAAGTTACATAAGTTATACTCGAGTCACATTAAACAACAGATTCAATATAGGAATCCTTTATTTCTTCAATTAatgatctaaaaaataaaaaaaattaaaaataatataatagatattataaatattttattataatagtaAAAAAGTTTGAGTAGGTCTAGGAATAATTGAAGATATTCAAACATAAGTTATACTTAAGTTACATTGGATCATAGATTTAATGTAGGAATCCCTTATTTATTCAATTAATGacccaaaaaattaaaaaataataatataatgaccGTTAGaaatatgttattataatttTGATGAAGTTTTAGTAGGTTTGAGGATAATTGAAGATATTTACACTTATACTCAAGTTATACTATATTATAGATTCAATGTGAGAATCCCCTATTTCATCAATTaatgacccaaaaaaaaaaaaaaaaaaccaatataGTAGTTGTTAGAAATATGTTATTATAGTTTTGGAGAAGTTTTAATATGTTTGGAGATAATTGAATATATTTACACTTAAGTTACGTTTGGGTTACACTCCAATTACATTAGATCACAAATTCAACATAGGAATCCCCTATTTCATTAATTAAtgacttaaaaattaaaaataattatataaagtgATACTAAACATATTAAGATAAATAGTTTTCAAGAAGTTTGGATAACTTTAGGGATAATTTTTCTATTTACACTTATGTTACACTAAAGTTATATTCAATCAGActtgattttaatttatttagttaGGCATACTGCTTTAATATATTTTGTGATGTGTCTATgtttgaatttatctttttttatctcataaattttgaatataataTCCCCTATTTATAACCTATaattttatatgtataaatagaATGATGCCATTACACAAATCTATTCGACTTACCAAAAGGAAGAAGCCATTATTACATGCAATATATATCATAACTTaaagatttatattaattattattaagttA
The DNA window shown above is from Musa acuminata AAA Group cultivar baxijiao chromosome BXJ2-4, Cavendish_Baxijiao_AAA, whole genome shotgun sequence and carries:
- the LOC135610876 gene encoding uncharacterized protein LOC135610876 — translated: MYNNLGNQAVVQGPTINPQPNPFGDALYGAGSGLIRGSLGAYGERFLGSSSEFMQSNISRYFSNPQYYFQVNDQYVRNKLKVILFPFLHRGHWTRITEPVGGRLSYKPPVYDINAPDLYIPFMAFGTYIILAGFLFGLLGKFSPEALSLQFTRGLAGWFLQVLILKGLLYSLGGGEAPLLDIVAYGGYAFTGMSLTMLARLCWSYTYYFLMPWMSLCMGVFLVKTMKRVLFTEMRSYEKHSSRQHYLLLFMAIAQFPLFFWLGKIAA